One Halovivax ruber XH-70 genomic region harbors:
- a CDS encoding twin-arginine translocase TatA/TatE family subunit — protein sequence MVPETIPLFVPMPGAMELGVILFIAILLFGANKIPKLARSTGEAMGEFQKGREKVETELEEMRETGNYDDTSSDEDFVDTEPVTSEDGSDTASAEESTETESQ from the coding sequence ATGGTACCCGAAACCATACCACTGTTCGTGCCAATGCCGGGTGCGATGGAGCTTGGCGTGATCCTGTTCATCGCCATCCTGTTGTTCGGCGCCAACAAGATCCCGAAGCTAGCTCGATCCACCGGTGAAGCCATGGGTGAATTCCAGAAGGGGCGTGAAAAGGTCGAGACGGAACTCGAAGAAATGCGTGAAACCGGAAACTACGACGATACGTCGTCCGACGAGGACTTCGTCGACACCGAGCCCGTCACGTCGGAGGACGGCTCAGACACGGCGTCCGCGGAGGAGAGTACCGAAACGGAATCCCAGTAA